A genomic segment from Candidatus Melainabacteria bacterium RIFOXYA2_FULL_32_9 encodes:
- a CDS encoding excinuclease ABC subunit C: MGVNKQYYVYIITNFNNSVLYTGVTNDLKRRIYEHKNKLIEGFSKKYNLNKLVYYEIFEDIEPALHREKQLKKWQRQWKINIINDFNPEWADLYTKII, from the coding sequence GCAATATTATGTTTATATAATAACTAATTTTAATAATTCTGTTTTGTATACAGGTGTCACAAATGATTTAAAACGAAGAATTTATGAACATAAAAATAAATTAATAGAGGGCTTTTCAAAGAAATACAATTTGAACAAGTTAGTTTATTACGAAATTTTTGAAGATATAGAACCTGCTTTACATCGAGAAAAACAGCTAAAAAAATGGCAAAGACAATGGAAAATAAATATTATTAATGATTTTAACCCTGAATGGGCTGATTTATATACAAAAATTATATGA